In Vigna unguiculata cultivar IT97K-499-35 chromosome 3, ASM411807v1, whole genome shotgun sequence, a single genomic region encodes these proteins:
- the LOC114178936 gene encoding external alternative NAD(P)H-ubiquinone oxidoreductase B2, mitochondrial encodes MRNFTFFERVSRAFRDHGSNFKLLLLCTTVSGGGVLAYAEAVGASEAAVPEKKKVVVLGTGWAGTSFLKNLNNPRYEVHVVSPRNYFAFTPLLPSVTCGTVEARSIVEPVRNIFRKKMVDVQFSEAECLKIDAANRKVYCRSNISNNEKEEFVVDYDYLIIAVGANVNTFNTPGVTENCHFLKEVEDAQKIRRTVIDCFERASLPSVSEEEKKRILHFAIVGGGPTGVEFAASLHDFVTEDLVKLYPGIKDLVKITLLEAGDHILSMFDKRITTFAEDKFRRDGIDVKTGSMVVKVSDKEISTKEMKNGGEITTIPYGMAVWSTGIGTRPFIKDFMSQIGQTNRRAIATDEWLRVESTSNVYALGDCATINQRKVMEDIAAIFKKADKDNSGTLTVKEFQEVLDDICERYPQVGLYLKSNHMHDLADLLKESKGDVEKESIELNIEELKTALSKVDSQMKFLPATAQVASQQGTYLAQCFNRMEECEKNPEGPIRFRGEGRHRFKPFRYKHLGQFAPLGGEQTAAQLPGDWVSIGHSSQWLWYSVYASKQVSWRTRALVVSDWTRRFIFGRDSSQI; translated from the exons ATGCGGAATTTCACTTTCTTCGAACGAGTTTCTAGAGCTTTCCGTGACCATGGTTCCAACTTCAAGCTTCTCCTTCTCTGCACCACCGTTAG TGGTGGAGGGGTTCTGGCTTACGCAGAGGCTGTAGGGGCATCTGAAGCGGCGGTGCCGGAGAAGAAAAAGGTGGTGGTGCTGGGAACAGGGTGGGCTGGCACGAGTTTCTTGAAGAATCTGAACAATCCCAGATATGAGGTTCATGTGGTCTCGCCTCGCAATTACTTTGCATTCACTCCTTTGCTGCCCAGTGTTACCTGCGGCACCGTGGAAGCCCGTAGCATTGTCGAACCTGTCCGCAATATTTTTCGGAAG AAAATGGTGGACGTTCAATTCAGTGAAGCAGAATGTCTTAAGATTGACGCAGCAAACAGGAAGGTATACTGCCGGTCTAATATAAGTAATAACGAGAAAGAAGAGTTTGTGGTGGACTATGACTACCTAATCATAGCGGTCGGAGCAAATGTCAACACATTTAATACTCCGGGGGTGACTGAGAATTGCCATTTCTTGAAG GAAGTTGAAGATGCGCAGAAGATTAGAAGAACCGTTATTGACTGCTTCGAGAGAGCAAGTTTGCCAAGTGTAAgtgaggaagaaaagaagagaattcTTCACTTTGCTATTGTTGGAGGTGGTCCAACTGGAGTTGAGTTTGCAGCCTCACTACATGATTTTGTCACTGAGGATTTGGTCAAGTTATATCCTGGGATAAAAGATTTAGTTAAAATTACGCTTCTGGAGGCTGGAGATCATATTTTGAGCAT GTTTGACAAAAGAATCACTACTTTTGCTGAAGATAAGTTTCGAAGAGATGGTATTGATGTCAAAACAGGATCCATGGTTGTGAAGGTTTCTGATAAAGAAATTTCTACTAAGGAAATGAAAAATGGAGGAGAAATTACCACAATTCCATATGGAATGGCTGTCTGGTCAACTGGTATCGGCACTCGTCCatttataaaagattttatgTCACAAATTGGTCAG ACTAATAGACGGGCCATAGCTACTGATGAGTGGTTGAGAGTTGAATCAACCAGCAATGTGTATGCACTTGGTGACTGTGCTACAATAAACCAGCGAAAAGTCATG GAAGATATTGCGGCAATATTTAAGAAGGCTGACAAGGACAATTCAGGAACTCTTACTGTCAAGGAATTTCAGGAGGTATTGGATGACATCTGTGAGAGATACCCTCAGGTGGGGCTATATCTAAAGAGTAACCATATGCACGACCTTGCTGATTTGTTGAAAGAGTCCAAGGGAGATGTTGAAAAAGAATCTATTGAACTGAATATCGAAGAACTCAAAACCGCACTCTCTAAAGTGGATTCTCAGATGAAATTTCTTCCTGCTACAGCGCAG GTCGCATCTCAGCAAGGCACCTACCTGGCCCAGTGCTTTAATCGGATGGAAGAGTGTGAAAAAAATCCAGAGGGTCCCATCAGATTCAGGGGAGAAGGGCGCCATCGCTTCAAACCCTTTAG GTACAAGCATTTAGGTCAATTCGCTCCTCTAGGAGGAGAGCAAACCGCTGCACAGCTTCCCGGTGATTGGGTTTCAATTGGACACAGCAGTCAATGGCTGTGGTATTCCGTTTATGCAAG CAAGCAAGTAAGCTGGCGCACAAGAGCGTTAGTAGTATCAGACTGGACAAGACGCTTTATTTTTGGGAGGGATTCAAGTCAAATATGA